The genomic region CGAAGGTTAATAGTAATCATAGATGGTTACTGTCCAGCTTTCCAGGTCTTTGGTTGACACATGGATATCGTAGGTTCCTGAAGATCCAGTGAATTTAACAGTTTTTTCTTTAGTAGTCAGGGCATCAGTAGGTCCCCAATTTAACTCCCCTGATCCTATGATTCCAGTCAAATCACTAACATCAATATTCATGAAATTGGTATTGTAATTCATGGTGGGTGTGGCAGACATCACAACCTTGAATTGATCACCCTTAATTGTGAAGGAACGGTAATCATCATCAACCCCTGAAAAACTGGTCACTTTACGCCATTCAGCTTTATATGTAACATGTTCCTGAGATTCGCTAACTGAAAGTTGATCATTAGCAGTGTTGGCATCTTGATTTGACTGCATCAAGAGTCCTGCAGTAATCCCTAAAATAGCTACCAAAGCAACAATTACCACTATCAATAATTTAGTAGATGAGGACATACCACTTTTTTCAGGATATTCACGCTGTCGCCTTCCGAAATCAGGATTTCGTCCTAATTCAGCACCACATCTCTCACAAAATGTAGCATCTATATCATTTTCATGCCCACAGTTTTGGCATATCATAATTCGACCCCCATTACTTAGTTACATTCTTTAAACCATTTTTAAGGAAGACACCAAAGGAACCTCCCACTGCACCGGAAATAAAGACCATTATCAGGATGATCATGCCCTTAATAATAGTGAAAAAGAAATCTAAAAACCAACTATCTGAAGTCACAGTGCTTGTTCCTAATGAGGAAGCACTTGTTGATGAATAGGACCCAAATGCGCTTGACATGGCTGCTGCAATTCCCATGGTTATAAATAACATAACCCCTATCACAAAGCCTAATATTACCAGACCAATCAAACTTAAAAACAACCCATTTATAGCTCCATCTTTAAAATCTTCACATCCAACAATACCGGTAGCAGTGCCTCCACAAAATACCATCACAATCAGGACCTGACTTACATATATCGAAACATCTAAACTGGCAGAAGCAACAATCGAACCAAACAAAAAAGACCCTATAATAAAAACTATACAAGAAACACCAAGACCAATAAACACAGAAAATAAGTTTATTTCATCATTCAAACGAGTAAATAAACTTTTATCCATCTTTTTGCCGCAATTTCTGCAGAACAGTGCAGTTGCTTTGTTTAAAAAATTACAGTGCGGACATTTTTTTATATCTTCAACAGTTGATTTTTTATTTATTTGATCAACGGGAGAATAGGTTTCAAAAAATTTTAAATTTCCCCCACATTCACATTTATCAGAAAAATCATCTGGTGATTCACCATTTTCAAGTTCGTATCTTCCCCCACACATATCACATTCTAAATATCCCATAAATTGCCCCTCCAAACAATACTCATTGTCCCATAAGAACAAAATCAATGATCACTTAAAAAATAATTTATTAATCTAAACATATTTAATATTTTAGTTGTAATAACATCATAATAAAAACATTCATAGTTTTACTATAAACCATGTAGAGGGGATAAAAATGGTAAAATTCTTACACACTGCTGACTGGCATCTGGGGATGAAGTACAAACAGTTAGGGGATAAAGCACCAAAAGCCAGAAATATAAGATTAAAAACCGTTAATAAAATTCTTGAAACTGCTCGTGAACAAAATGTTGATTTTATTTTAATTGCTGGTGATATCTTTGACAGTAACCAGGTAGACCGCAACCTAGTGGGTACAGTTAGTCAAATGATTTTGCAAATATCACCCACACCAGTCTACCTACTTCCAGGTAACCATGACCCCCTAACCAGGGACTCCCTATATCATGATCCTATCTGGGAAAAGCCAGATAACCTAACCATAT from Methanobacterium petrolearium harbors:
- a CDS encoding zinc ribbon domain-containing protein — its product is MICQNCGHENDIDATFCERCGAELGRNPDFGRRQREYPEKSGMSSSTKLLIVVIVALVAILGITAGLLMQSNQDANTANDQLSVSESQEHVTYKAEWRKVTSFSGVDDDYRSFTIKGDQFKVVMSATPTMNYNTNFMNIDVSDLTGIIGSGELNWGPTDALTTKEKTVKFTGSSGTYDIHVSTKDLESWTVTIYDYY
- a CDS encoding zinc ribbon domain-containing protein, whose translation is MGYLECDMCGGRYELENGESPDDFSDKCECGGNLKFFETYSPVDQINKKSTVEDIKKCPHCNFLNKATALFCRNCGKKMDKSLFTRLNDEINLFSVFIGLGVSCIVFIIGSFLFGSIVASASLDVSIYVSQVLIVMVFCGGTATGIVGCEDFKDGAINGLFLSLIGLVILGFVIGVMLFITMGIAAAMSSAFGSYSSTSASSLGTSTVTSDSWFLDFFFTIIKGMIILIMVFISGAVGGSFGVFLKNGLKNVTK